CGGCGTCGGTCATCTTCGCGCGGAACAGCGCGGTGTTGGCGGCGAGCTGCTCGCGCAGGTCACCGGCCGACTCCAGCAGGTCGAGGACCTTGAGCGAGGCCGCCGCGATGACGGGGGCGAGGGAGTTGGAGAAGAGGTACGGACGCGAGCGCTGGCGCAGCAGTTCGACGATCTCGGCGCGCGCCGCGACGTAGCCGCCGGAGGCGCCGCCGAGGGCCTTGCCCAGGGTGCCGGTGATGATGTCGACCCGGTCCATGACCCCGTGCAGCTCGGGGGTGCCGCGGCCGCCGGGGCCGACGAAGCCGACGGCGTGGGAGTCGTCGACCATGACCATGGCGTCGTAGCGCTCGGCGAGGTCGCAGATCTCCGCGAGCGGGGCGACGTAGCCGTCCATGGAGAACACGCCGTCGGTGACGATCAGACGGCGGCGGGCGTCCTGCGCGTCCTTGAGCCGGGTCTCCAGTTCCGCGAGGTCGCGGTTCGCGTAGCGGTAGCGGCGGGCCTTGGAGAGGCGGATGCCGTCGATGATCGAGGCGTGGTTGAGGGCGTCGGAGATCACCGCGTCCTCGGCGCCGAGGAGGGTCTCGAAGACGCCGCCGTTGGCGTCGAAGCACGAGGAGTAGAGGATCGTGTCCTCCTGGCCCAGGAAGGAGGACAGGCGCGCCTCCAGCTCCTTGTGGACCTCCTGGGTGCCGCAGATGAAGCGGACGGAGGCCATGCCGTAGCCCCAGCGGTCCAGGGCGTCCTTGGCGGCGGCGACGACCTCGGGGTGGTCGGCGAGGCCGAGGTAGTTGTTGGCGCAGAAGTTCAGGACCTCGCCCGCGGAGCCGCCGGAGGTGACGCCGACGGACGCGTTCTGCGGGGTGCCGATGACGCGCTCGGGCTTGTGCAGGCCGGCGGAGCGGATCTCGTCGAGGGTGTTGCGCAGGTCCTGGCGGACGGTCTCGAACATGGCGGGCGTGCTCTCTTTCTCCTGGTGCGGCGGAGGGAGGGGGGCCGGGCCCCGCGGAGGGGGGAGGGTGTGCGGGGCCCGGCCGGAGGGAGATGGTTCGGGGGGACGGCCGCGGGCCGTCCGGGTCGGGCGGGGAGGCTACGCCGTCCAGTCGAGGATGATCTTGCCGCTGCGGGCGGTGGACGCCTCGTCGAAGGCGGCCTCGAAGTCGGTGTGCGCGTACCGGCCGGTGATGACGGGGCTGAGGTCGAGCCCGCCTTCCAGTAGCACGGTCATCGCGTACCAGGTCTCGAACATCTCGCGGCCGTAGATGCCCTTGATGGTGATCATCGAGGTGACGACCTTCGCCCAGTCGACGGGGAAGTCCTGGGCGGGAAGGCCCAGCATCGCGATCCGGCCGCCGTGCGTCATGTTGGCGATCATGTCCTGCATGGCCTCGCCGCGCCCGGACATCTCCAGGCCGATGTCGAAGCCCTCGCGCAGTCCGAGCGTGGCCTGCGCGTCCGCGATCGTCGACTCGCGGACGTCCACCGCGAGCGTGGCGCCGGCCTTGCGGGCGATCTCCAGACGCTCGGGGCTGACGTCGGTGATGACGACGTTGCGGGCGCCGGCGTGCCGGGCCACGGCCGCCGCCATGATGCCGATGGGACCGGCGCCGGTGATCAGCACGTCCTCGCCGACGAGCGGGAAGGACAGCGCGGTGTGCACGGCGTTGCCGAAGGGGTCGAAGATGGCCGCCACGTCGAGGTCGACCTTGGTGCGGTGCACCCACACGTTCTGCGCGGGCAGGACGACGTACTCGGCGAACGCGCCGTCGCGTCCGACGCCGAGGCCGATCGTGCTGCGGCACAGGTGGCGGCGCCCGGCCAGACAGTTGCGGCACTTCCCGCACACCAGGTGGCCCTCGCCGCTGACCAGCGCGCCGATCTCGATGTCCCGCACGTCGGCGCCCAGCGCCGCGACCTCTCCCACGAACTCGTGGCCGAGCACGAGAGGGGTCTTGACCGCGCCCTGCGCCCAACCGTCCCAGGCCCGGATGTGCAGGTCGGTGCCGCAGATGCCGGTGCGGAGCACCTTGATGAGCACGTCGCCGGGGCCGTACTCGGGCTCGGGGACGTCCATGAGCCACAGCCCGGGCTCGGCCTTGTGCTTGACGAGTGCCTTCATGAACGTGGCTCCAGGCATGCGGAGGGGAGCACCTCGGGGCGTGCGGGCCCGTGTGGTGTCTGACGTGCACCAATGTGCCGAGCGCGGTGGTGATCGGTCCATCGAGACTTTCTTAAGCGGGCCGACAGCGCAGCTTCACGCCTATGCTCCTCACCTGATGGGGCAGGGCCGGCGCGGGCAGCGCCGGGGGCGGGGAAAAGGGGAGGTGAGGGGCGTGCCGAGTCTGCGCAGCAAGGCGTTGTCGGTGGCGCTGATCGCGGTGGGGCGTCGAAGACGGTACGCCGGTGCCGAGGCCGTGCGGGCCCGGGTGGCGGAGTCCGCCAGGAGGCCCGCGTCGCATCTGCCGCCGCGTTCACTGGGCCGGGTCGCGGAGGTCTCGCGGGCCTTCGTCGGGGCCTGGCCGGTGTACGACGTGTCGCCGCGGGGCGTCGAGCCCGCGGCGCGGGTGTTGTACGTGCACGGTGGCGCCTACGTGGGCGAGTTGCTCCGGCCCCACTGGTCGTTGGTCCGCACCCTGGTCACGCGGGCGAGGGCCCGGGTGGTCGTGCCGGCGTACATCCTGGCCCCGCGCGGGACCGCCGACCGGACCGTTCCGGTGGCCGCCGACCTGCTCAGCGGGTTGATCGAGAGCGGCGGTGAGGGCGGGACGGTGCTGATCGGGGACTGTGCGGGCGCCGGGATCGCCCTGGCCGCCGCGCAGCGCCTGCGGGAGCGCACGGGGGCGCAGCCGTCCCGGATCGTCCTGGTCTCGCCCTGGCTGGACCTGAGCGTGAGCCATCCCGGTCAGGCGGCCGCGGAGCCGGGCGATCCGCTGCTGAGGCGGGCGGGGCTGATCGAGGCCGGGCGCCTGTACGCCGGTACGCTCGCCGCCGACGATCCGAGGGTCAGCCCGCTGCGCGGCGACCTCGCGGGGCTGGCACCGCTGACGGTGTTCACCGGGACCCGGGACCTGCTGGGCACCGACAGCCACGAGTTGCTCCGTCGGGCGCGGGACGCCGGCGTCGAGGTGGAGTTCCACGAGGCCGCGGGCCAGTCGCACGGCTACACCTTCCAACCGGTGCCGGAGGGCAGGGCCGCCCGCGAGCGGATCGTGGCGCTGACCCGGGCGGTCGCCACGCGGTGACGTGCCGGGCGGTGGGGGCGTACGGGGCGCGGGAGACGCCCGGGGCAGGTCTCGCACCGCCGGACGCCCTCAGGCCACGCAGGTCATCAGCGAGCTGACCGGCCTGGCCCGGTACGACGCCCAGAAGGCCTCGTCGCGCTCGGCGCAGGGGGGTGGGGTCCGCGCCGGCTGCCATCCCGCGGTGGTGAACCCGGCCTCGACGGCCGCCTCCGCGAAGTCGGCGTGCGCCCACTCGCGGAACTCGACGTGCACCGGGGGCTCGGTGAGGAACTGGGCCCGCACCAGGGGCGCGTCCCCGTCGGGGTCGCGTGCCAGGACGCGGAGCCCGAACGGGGACCAGTCCACGCGCGGGAAGGCCCCGGCGTTCGGGACGATGGCCAGCAGCCGGCCGCCGGGCCGCAGGTTGGCTCGGATGGACCGGAACATGGAGTGCAGGGCGTGCCGGTCGGGTGCGTGGTTGAACAGGTAGAGGGCCGTGGCCAGGTCGAAGGGGCCCAACTGCGGCATCGCGGCGGTTTCGGCGACGACGTACTCGATGGGCCCGGCCGGGCCGTCGTGGCGGGTCTCGCGGGCCCGTCGGATGCGTTCCGGGCAGTTGTCCACGCCCACGGTCCGCCGGGCCCCGCCGCTCGCGAGGAGTCGGGTGGTGCCGCCGTGTCCGCAGGCGAGGTCGAGGGTGTCGAGCCCGTGGACCCCGCCGAGGGCGTCCAGGGCGGTGCGCAGGGTGAAGGCGTCGGCCGCCGAGAAGGCGGTGGGGGGTGTCGGGCTGTCGTCCTGCTGTCGCATGTCCGCAAGCCTTCCCGGAGCGGGCCGGGGAGGGATGCCGTACGCGGGTGCGTCCCTCGGACGGGGTTTCGGGTCGGTCCGTACGGCGTACGGGGCTCGACGCCACGCCCCGCCGGGGGCGGGACCGTCGAACTCCCGCTTGCGGCGGGTACGTCAGGCCGCCGGGCCCGGGTCGCCGGCGGCCGTCCGGGTGCCTGCCTCCCGCGAGGTGATCAGGTCGCGGGCACGGTCGCGCAGCCAGGTGTGCGCCGGGTCGGCGTCGTGGCGGGCGTGCCAGGCCATGCCGAACGGCAGCGTCGGCAGCTCCAGCGGCACGGGGAAGGTCTCCAGGCCCATCCCGTGGGCCAGCGGCGCGCCCTGCGTGGTGATCAGTCCGACCAGATCGGTGTCGCGGAGCACGAAGAGGGAGGCGGGGTAGGTGCCCATGCTGCCCCGTACCCGCCGGGTGAGGCCCTGTTCGGCGAGGGCGGCGTCCACGGGCCCCTGGAGCCGGCCCCGGCGCGAGACGATCAGGTGTTCGGCGGCGGCGAAGCGGCGTGCGGTCATCCGGCCGCGGAGCAGGGGGTGGCCCGCGCGGACGACCCCCACCATCCGCTCGTCGGCGAGGTGTTCGACGCGGACCTCGGGGGCCCGGCTGTCGATGACGGTGAGCTCCAGGTCCGCGACGCCCTCCCGCAGTGCCGGCACGTCGACGTGGCTCTCGGAGAGGAACCGGAGCCGTACTCCCGGTGCCTCGCTCGTCACCCGGGAGAAGAGGGCCGCGCCCGACACGGCCGTGAAGGCGTCGTTCGCGAGGACGGTGAAGGTGCGGGTCAGGGTCGCCGGATCGACCTGGCCACCGGAGAGGAAGAGCGCGCGGGCCCGTTCCACGACGGCCCGCACCTCGCCGTGGACGGCGAGGGCGTGCGGGGTGGGCACCATGTTCCGTCCGGCGCGGACCAGGACCGGATCGCCGAGGGCCTTGCGGATGCGGCCGAGGGTGCGGCTCATGGCCGGCTCGGACAGGTGCAGGCGGGCCGCCGCGCGGGACACGCTCGACTCCTCCAGCAGGACGTCCAGGGCCACGAGCAGGTTCAGGTCCATCCCGGATTGCGTCACACGCATCGATCCCTTGCACACATTGCACTGGAAAGCAGGTCACGCCCAGCCTACGGTGAGCGGGGCGGCCGATCCGGCCCCCCTTCAGGGCGGCCGGACCGCCCGAGCAGCACCCACCCCGCACCGACCGACTCCAGGAGGAGCCGTGCTCCGCCATGCCCAGAAACCGTCCCGGGCCGCAGCCGCCCCCGCCCTCACCCGCCCCGCCCTGCTCGTCCTGTGCGCCTGTGTGCTCGTCGCCCAGGGCATGGTCGCCGCCGTGAACCTGCTGATCCCGCAGCTCGCCGCCTCCGCCCTGCGCCCGACCCCCGACCAACTGCTGTGGGCGGTGGACGCGTACGTCATCGTCTTCGCGGCGCTGCTGATCCCGGCGGGAGCCCTCGGCGACCGCCACGGCCGCAAGGGGGCCCTGCTCGCCGGACTCGGCCTGTTCGCCGCCGGCGGGGCGCTGAGCGCGCTCGCGGGGGATCCGGCCGTACTGATCGCCGGGCGCGGTCTGTGCGGGGCGGGCGCGGCGCTGATCATGCCGGCCACCATGTCGGTCCTGGTGCACCTGAGCCCGCCCGAGCAGCGTGGCCGGGCCCTGGCCACCTGGACGCTGTCCGCGGGCCTCGGGGGCCTGGCGGGCAACGTCGGAGGTGGTCTCGCGGGCGAGTTCCTGACCTGGCGGGCCCTGTTCTGGGCCGTGGTCCCGCTCGCCGCGCTGCTCGCGCTCGCGGTGGCCCGCACGGTCCCGCGCACGCCCTCCCGTCCGGACGCGTCCGTCGACCCCGTCGGGGCGCTGCTGCTGGCCGGGGCCCTGTTCGGGGTGGTCTACGGGATCATCGAGGGGCCCGGGCACGGGTGGGCGTCGGCGCGGGTCCTGTCGGCGTTCGGTGCGGGGGCGGGGCTGCTGGCGGCCTTCACCGGGCACGCGTTGCGCGGCGCGCACCCGCTGCTGGACCCGCGGATCTTCGCGTCGCGCAAGCTGCGGGCCGGGACGCTGGGGATCGGGGCGGCGTTCTTCGGGCTGTTCGCGCTGTTCTTCGTGAACGCCCAGTACCTCCAGTACGCGAAGGGCTTCTCCCCCGCCGTCACCGGCCTGGCGATCGTCCCGCTGACCGTGGGCATGGCGCTGGTCCCCCGGCTGGGTGCGCGACTCCAGGAGCGCACCGGGCCCCGGCTGCCGGTCGGCGTCGGGTTGGGCCTGATCGGGGCGGGGCTGCTGCTGGTGTCCACCGCCGACGCGGACACCCCGTACGCCGTGTACGCGCTCCACCTGCTGGTGCTGTCGGTCGGTACGGGGTTGTGCGCGCCCTCGCTGACCCTGACGGTGGTCGCGGAGCTGCCCGCGCACCAGGCCGGGCTGGGGTCCGGTCTGAACACGGCGGCCCGGGAGATCGGCGCGGCCCTGGGCGTGGCGGTGGTGGGCTCCGTGTCGGCCTCCCGTTTCCACGGCGATCCGCGCGACCCCGCGCAGGTGGTCGCCTTCACCGAGGCCATGGGTGTCGCGCTGCGGACCGTGTCCGTGGTCCTGCTGATCGCGGCGGTCGCGGTGGTGGCCGGGTACCGGGAGCGGACGCGCGGATGACCCCGCCGACGGGTGTGCGGGGGCGCGGGCGCGGGCGCATGCTGGCTGTGTGACGGCCGGACCGGACAGTGGCACCCCCGCCACCGACGCCACGGCCCGGGTGCTCGCGCGGGCGGCCGTGAAGGCCATGGAGGCCGTCGGTGGGTACGCGGGTGGTGTCTACCTGCGCTCCGGCACGGAGGGCAGGCTGCGCATGGCGGCGGTCAGCGGGCTGCCCGTGCGGTTGTTCCGGCCGTGGTGGCGGATGCACGTGAACCGGCCGTACCCGGTCGCGGAGGCCTACCGGTCCGGGCAGGCCGTCCACCTGTTTGACGCCGAGTCGGCGATGCGGCGCTTCCCCCAGCTGATGGCCGGGCTGCCGTACCCCTTCGCCTCGCTGTACGAGCCGGTGACCACCGGCGACGGCGAGCGGTTCGGGGTGTTGCTGGTGCTGCGCCCGGCGACCCCCGGCGTGCCGGTCGACGCCGCCGATCGGAGGCGACTGCGGCAGACCGCGGACCGGCTCGCGAAGGAACTGGCCGCGCTCGCGGCGACCGGTGCACGGGTGGTGTGGGACGACGATCCCGTGTCCGTGCCGGGGCCCTCGGCGACCGACGACGCCCGGGAGGCCCTGGACCGGCTCACCCAGGCGGTGCTCTCGACGGACCGACAGGGCCGGATCGTCACCTTCAACCCGGCCGCCCGGACCATGCTCGGCATCGACGACGCCTCGCACGGGAAGGTGCTGTGGGAGGCCCTCCCCTGGCTCGGGCATCCGGCGTACGAGGACCACTTCCGGGCCGTGTTCCTGGCCTCGGACCCCGTGTACTTCCCGGCACGGCGCGGCCCCCATCCGTCCGGGGAGTGGCTCGCGGTCGGACTCCATCCCGGGCTCGGCGGGGTGACCGTGACGATCGGCGCCGCGGAACCGCCCGCCTACGCGCCCGGGTCCGTACAGCACCCCGGCGCCGGCCTGGCCGGTTCTCCCGCCGACCGGGCGTCCGCGCTGTACCGGCCGGTCGCCCTGGCCATCGCGCTGACCGAGGCGATGACGGCCCGACAGGTCTCGGCGGTGGTCACCGAGGAGTTGCTGCCGGCCTTCGGCGGACGCCAGTTGGCGATCTACCTGCTCAACGAACGCCATCTGCACCTGGCTTGGGAGACCGGGTTCCCCCAGGGGTTCCTGGACCGGTTCGACGGGGTCGGGCTGGACGTGCGGCTGCCGGGCGTGGAGACGCTTACCACGGGTCGGCCGATGTTCTTCGAGTCCATGCAGCACTTGGCCGCCGCGTACCCGGGGATCCCGCTGGACGCCGACGTGGGTGCCCGCGCCTTCCTCCCCCTCATCGCCTCCGGTCGGCCGGTGGGCTCCTGCATCCTCGGCTTCGACGTGCCGCGCGGTTTCAGCCCGGAGGAGCGCACGGTGCTCACGGCACTGGCCGGGTTGATCGCCCAGGCCCTGGAGCGGGCCCGGCGTTACGACAGCGAGACGACGCTGGCCCGCGGACTCCAGGCGGCGCTGCTGCCGCACCGGCTGCCGGTGCGCGACCACGTGGTGACGGTCGGCCGGTACCTGCCCGGCACCGCGGGCATGGACGTCGGCGGCGACTGGTACGACGTCGTCGAGACGGGCCCGGACATGCTGGCCCTGGTCATCGGCGACGTACAGGGCCACGGGGTGGCCGCCGCCGCGACCATGGGTCAACTGCGCAGCGCGGTGCGGGCCTTCGCGTTGAGCGGCAATGACCCCGAACAGGTGATGCGGGGCACCAACCGGCTGCTGATCGACCTCGACCCGGGCCAGTTCGCCAGTTGCTGTTACGTGTTGATCGACCTGGCCTCGGGCCGGGCCCGCGCCGTCCGGGCGGGCCACCCGCAGCCGCTGCTGCGCGAACCCGACGGCCACACCTCGGTGTTGGACCTGCCGGGCGGGGTGGTGCTCGGCATCGACGCGGACGCCGGCTATCCGGTGGCGGAACTGCGGCTCGCGGCGGGCTCGGTGCTGGCCCTGTACACCGACGGGCTGGTGGAGCGGCCCGGCATCGACATCGACGTGGGCGTGGAGCGGCTGCGGCTCGCGCTGGCCGGCGGCCGGCCGTCCCCGCTGACGGACATGGCCGACCGGCTGGTCCACGAGGTCGGGAACACCGACGACCGGCCCGACGACATCGCCCTGCTGCTGGCGTCCCGCACGGAGCCGCCCCGCTAGATCCTGTCGTCGGGGGCCGGGGCTCAGGTGCGCAGAGGGCCGGTGGCCGCGAGGGTGAAGGAGTGCCCGGCCGGGTCGCTGAAGAGCCGGGCGTCGCGCGGGCCGTCCTCCACGTCCACGTCCAGGGGCCGGGCTCCGAGCGACACCGCCTCCCGCTCGGCCTCGTCCAGGTCCTCGGCGGCGACCTGGATCCGCAGGTGTGCCTGTTGGGAGTCCTCGGGGCGCGGCCAACTCGGCGGCGCGTGACCGAGGTCCCTGCGGATGGCCAGGTGCACGCCGGGGCCTCCGACGACCTCGACCATGTCCAGGCCCACCCCGGCCCGCACCTCGGCTCCGAGGAGATCGGCGTAGAAGTGCGCCAGGCCTTCCGGCTCGGCGCAGTCCAGTACGAGAACGCTCGTCTTCTTGACCGTCATGGGCCGCGCTTACCCGCAGTAGCCTCCCGTACGCGGGGCTCGGAGCCGTTCTGGTCCCGGATCGGCAAAGCGGAGGAAAATTCGCGACGATCATCCTGCGGTTCCCGCACCGCTCGTTCGTTCAACGTTTACGCGGCCTTAACACCGTATCGGAGGCCGGGAGCGGGCGCGTGACGATGGAATCCGCAGGTGAACAGCTCTTGACCTGCGGATCTCGCAGGGATTGCATGACGGCCCGGGAGCCACCGAACCACCTTGCTCACCACCGCCTCGGAGGCGATACCGCTCCCGCGCTCACTCACCGCATCTGCCGATCGGAACACCGCACCGATGTCTGACACGATCAGCGCACCCCAGGCCCTCGCCCCCGCCACCGGGCCCGTCCCCCAGAAGCTCAAGCGTTCCATCGGCGTCGTCGGCGGAACCCTGCTCACCCTCTCGTGCGTGACGCCCGCCTCGACGCTCTTCGTCGTCGTGCCCGACCTGTTCGCCGACCTCGGCACCTGGGCCGCCCTGACCATCGCCATCGGCTCGCTGCTCTGCGTCGGCGTGGCGTTCTGCTACTCGGAACTGGGCACCCTCATCCCCAGCGCCGGTGGCGAGTACGCGATGGTGTCCACCCTGGCGGGCCGGCTCGCCGGGTGGCTCGTGTTCGTGTTGTCCCTGCTCGTGGTGATGATCGTGCCGCCCGTGATCGCGATGGGCACGGCGGACTACCTCGCACCGGTGATCGACGTGCCGGCACCGGTCGCGGGCGCCGGCGTGATGCTGCTCGCCACCCTCGCCGGTCTGCTCGACCTCCGGGCCAACGCCTGGATCACCGGCATCTTCCTGGTCCTCGAAGTGATCGCCGCCGCACTGGTGGCCGTACTCGGCTTCGCCCACAGCGAGCGCGGCGCCGACGTGCTGGTGCACGGCGCCGTCGCCACCGACAACGGGGGCACCTCCCCCGTCACCGCGATGATGGTGGTCTCGGGGCTGGCCATCGCCCTCTTCATCACCCAGGGCTTCTCCACGGCCGTCTACCTGTCGGAGGAGTTGGAGAACCCGCGCCGCAACGTCCCGCGGACCGTGCTCGCCACCCTCGCCATCTCCACCGCCGTCATCCTGATCCCGGTCATCGCCATCACCATGGGCGCCCCCGACCTGGCCGTGCTGACCTCCGGGGACATCGGCTCGATGGTCACGGCCTGGTCCAACTCGGCCGTCGGCACCTTCGTGAGCCTCTGCGTCGCCCTCGCGATCGTCAACGCGGGCATCGTGATGGTCATCCAGAACTCCCGGGTGCTCTTCGCCTCCGCCCGCGACAAGGCCTGGCCCGAGCCGGTCAACAACGCCCTGTCGCGGCTCGGCCGCTTCGGCTCCCCGTGGGTGGCCACGCTGCTGGTCGGCGTTCCGGGCGCGGCCATGTGCTTCGTCAACCTCGACACCCTCTACGGGGTCACCGGCGTCTCGGTCACCGGCATGTACCTGCTGGTCGCGGTCGCCGCGCTGTACAGCCGCCGCGGGACGCACGGGGCGTCGGCGGCCTGGCGGATGCCGCTGTGGCCGGCCGTGCCGGTGGTGCTGATCGCCGTGTTCGCGTACATCCTGACGCAGCAGGAGACGCGGTACCTGCTGTGGACGGGCGGGATCACCGCCGTCGCCACGCTGTACTGGGCGCTGTACCTGCGCCCGCGCCAGGACAGCCGTTGGCTGGTCAGCATCCCCGATGACGGCGAGGAGGCCGCCGCCTGAGGGCGACGCCACCGCCGCCCGCGCACCTCACGACGAAGCCGACCCGGCCTGCGCGCCGGGTCGGCTTCGTCGTATCCACATTGCGGGCGTGTTGCGAGCGTCGCGGGGCGCCGGCGCGCACGCGTCCGGGGTGTCTATGATCCGCGGCATGGCCGTCACGCCGCGCGTTCTGCCGCGCCCCTGTTGTCGACGCTGACGCCTGCCCGCACGCCCCCACACGCCCCGCCGCGCCTTCGCCCGTGCCCGGGGGCACCCACCGCGGTACCTCCGAGCCGATCTCGTTCCCGCGCCGTTCCCTTCCGAGGAGCACGTCCGCCATGAGCACTCCCCTGACCCTCGCCGTCACGGTCGACCAGGTCCATGCCCGCCCCGAGGAGTTCGCCGTCGTCGACGTCCGCACGCCGGGCGAGTACGCCTCCGGCCACCTGCCGGGCGCGACCAACATCCCGCTCGACCGGATCACGGACTCACTGCCCGCGCTGCGGAAGGCCGCCGAACTCGCCGGGGGTTCCGGCGGGGCGCTGCTGCTGGTCTGCGCCTCCGGAGCCCGGTCACGGAACGCGGCCCACACCCTGGCCGGTCACGGCTTCACCGCCGGCAGCCTGACCGGCGGGACCGGCGCCTGGTCCGCGGGCGGTCACGCACTGGAGTACCCCGCCGAGGGCCGTCGGGCCGTGTGGGCCATGGAACGGCAGGTGAGGATCACCGTCGGCACGCTCGTCCTGTTGGGGCTGGCCCTCGGCACCTTCACGCACCCGGCGTTCCTGCTCCTGAGCGCCGCGGTGGCGGGCGGGCTCGTGTTCTCCGCGCTGACCGACACCTGCGCGATGGCGTCGGTGCTGGGAAGGCTGCCGGTCAACCGTCGCCGGTGACCCGATCCGGGCCCCGCGCCCGCGTCCCCGCCCCTCGACTACCGTCCCACTTCCCGGAACGCCGGCGTCCACGATACGGACCGCGCTTGTCCCGGGTGGTCGAACCCCGACAGGATGCGGCCATGGCCCCCCTTCTCGTCTCGCGTCGTCACGTGGATCTGCTGCGCGTGTCGACCATGCTCTGTCGGGCCGACTCCTCCCGTACGCACGGCTGTTGATCCGCCGCTCCTGACAGCGTACGGATGACCGCGCGCCGCCGGGCGCGCCGCGAACCGCGTTCCCGTCCGCCCTCGTGCGGCCCCGGTACGCCGCTCTCGAATCCACCCCGGCGCCCTCGCGCCCTTCGCGTTCGCTCCTGACTCCCTTCTGCCCGTGTACACGTGCCACCGCCGGGCGGTGGCACGTGCCGCGCTGCCCCGACGAGGTTTCACCGTGCCCGAGAACCCCCTTCTGCTCCACTGGTTCCTGCCCACCGGCGGGGACGGCCGCGACCCCGGCGGGGTGACCTCCGTCCAGGGCCGCACCGGAGCGGCCACCCGCCGACCGGCCGACATCCCCTACCTGGCGCAGGTCGCCCGGGCCGCCGAGCAGGCCGGCTTCCACTCTCTCCTGACGCCGGTGGGCCTCGGCTGCGTGGATCCCTGGATCCTCACCTCCGCACTGGCCCAACACACGGACCGGATCGGGTTCCTCGTCGCGTTCCGGGCGGGCCTGGCCGCGCCCACGCTGATCGCGCAACAGGCCGACGCCTTCCGCCGGTTCGCGAACGGCCGGCTCGGCCTGAACCTGGTGACCGGCGGAGACCCCGCGGAGCAGCGTGCCTACGGGGACCACTTGGAGCACGACGCCCGCTACGCGCGCACCGACGAGGTGATGGCGGTGCTCCGGGACCTGCTGGACGGCAAACAGGTGGACCACCGCGGGACCCATCTGCGGCTCGAAGGAGCCCGGCTCACGGATCCGGCGACGCGACACCACGTCCCGCTGTACTTCGGCGGAGCGTCGGCCGCCGCGGAGGACGTCAGCGCCCGCCGGGCCGACGTACAACTGCTGTGGGGCGAGCCGCCCGCCGCCGTCGCCGCACGTGTGAGCCGACTCCGTGAACGGGCCCGCGCCGCCGGTCGGACCCTGCGCTTCGGACTGCGGCTGCACGTCATCAGCCGGGACTCCGCGGCCGAGGCCTGGTCGGAGGCCGACCGGATCCTCGCCGGGCTGGACCCGGAGGCCGTCCGGGCGAGTCAGGAACGGTTCGCGACCATGGACTCCGTCGGGCAGGCCCGCATGGCCGCGCTGCACGGCGGGGTCGCGGACGCGGCGCGACTGACCGTGTCGCCGAACCTGTGGGCGGGCATCGGCCTGGTCCGCGAGGGCGCCGGCACCGCCCTGGTCGGCTCGCACGACGAGGTGGCCGCCCGACTCGCGGAGTACCGGACCCTGGGAATCGACGAGTTCATCCTGTCCGGGTACCCCCATCTGGAGGAGGCCTTCCGGGTCGGCGAAGAGGTGGCGCCGCGGCTGCGGGCCCTGACCGGGACGGCGGCCTCGGCGTGAGCACCCTGCTGACCGCGGCGACCGATCGACTCCCCTCCCCCGACGCGGACCCGACCGTCACCGCGGGCCGCCGGCGCCGGCTCCGTGAGGCGGGGCGCCGCGGCGCCCTGCGGCTCGTGTCGCTGATCGTGCTGATCGGGGTCTGGCAGGCGGTGGTCGCCGCCGAGGTGTGGCCCCGGGTGCTCGTCCCCTCGCCCGGTGACGTGTGGCGGCAGTTCGTGCTCGCCTCCACCACGCACGACGGGGTGCGGGGTTACGGCGGCCACCTCCTGATCGAACACCTCGGGGTGAGCCTGGGCCGGATCGGCACCGGCGCCGGGTACGCCGTGCTGGTCGGGGTGCCGCTCGGGCTGCTGATCGGCGTGGTCCGACCGTTGGCCGTCGTACTGGAACCGGTGGTGACGTTCCTGCGGACCCTGCCCCCGCTCGCGTACCTGTCGCTGCTCGTCATCTGGTTCGGCATCGACGAGGCCCCGAAGATCTGGTTGCTGGTGATCGCCGCCCTGCCGCC
This region of Streptomyces sp. NBC_00513 genomic DNA includes:
- a CDS encoding MFS transporter yields the protein MLRHAQKPSRAAAAPALTRPALLVLCACVLVAQGMVAAVNLLIPQLAASALRPTPDQLLWAVDAYVIVFAALLIPAGALGDRHGRKGALLAGLGLFAAGGALSALAGDPAVLIAGRGLCGAGAALIMPATMSVLVHLSPPEQRGRALATWTLSAGLGGLAGNVGGGLAGEFLTWRALFWAVVPLAALLALAVARTVPRTPSRPDASVDPVGALLLAGALFGVVYGIIEGPGHGWASARVLSAFGAGAGLLAAFTGHALRGAHPLLDPRIFASRKLRAGTLGIGAAFFGLFALFFVNAQYLQYAKGFSPAVTGLAIVPLTVGMALVPRLGARLQERTGPRLPVGVGLGLIGAGLLLVSTADADTPYAVYALHLLVLSVGTGLCAPSLTLTVVAELPAHQAGLGSGLNTAAREIGAALGVAVVGSVSASRFHGDPRDPAQVVAFTEAMGVALRTVSVVLLIAAVAVVAGYRERTRG
- a CDS encoding SpoIIE family protein phosphatase, producing MLARAAVKAMEAVGGYAGGVYLRSGTEGRLRMAAVSGLPVRLFRPWWRMHVNRPYPVAEAYRSGQAVHLFDAESAMRRFPQLMAGLPYPFASLYEPVTTGDGERFGVLLVLRPATPGVPVDAADRRRLRQTADRLAKELAALAATGARVVWDDDPVSVPGPSATDDAREALDRLTQAVLSTDRQGRIVTFNPAARTMLGIDDASHGKVLWEALPWLGHPAYEDHFRAVFLASDPVYFPARRGPHPSGEWLAVGLHPGLGGVTVTIGAAEPPAYAPGSVQHPGAGLAGSPADRASALYRPVALAIALTEAMTARQVSAVVTEELLPAFGGRQLAIYLLNERHLHLAWETGFPQGFLDRFDGVGLDVRLPGVETLTTGRPMFFESMQHLAAAYPGIPLDADVGARAFLPLIASGRPVGSCILGFDVPRGFSPEERTVLTALAGLIAQALERARRYDSETTLARGLQAALLPHRLPVRDHVVTVGRYLPGTAGMDVGGDWYDVVETGPDMLALVIGDVQGHGVAAAATMGQLRSAVRAFALSGNDPEQVMRGTNRLLIDLDPGQFASCCYVLIDLASGRARAVRAGHPQPLLREPDGHTSVLDLPGGVVLGIDADAGYPVAELRLAAGSVLALYTDGLVERPGIDIDVGVERLRLALAGGRPSPLTDMADRLVHEVGNTDDRPDDIALLLASRTEPPR
- a CDS encoding VOC family protein — its product is MTVKKTSVLVLDCAEPEGLAHFYADLLGAEVRAGVGLDMVEVVGGPGVHLAIRRDLGHAPPSWPRPEDSQQAHLRIQVAAEDLDEAEREAVSLGARPLDVDVEDGPRDARLFSDPAGHSFTLAATGPLRT
- a CDS encoding APC family permease, producing the protein MSDTISAPQALAPATGPVPQKLKRSIGVVGGTLLTLSCVTPASTLFVVVPDLFADLGTWAALTIAIGSLLCVGVAFCYSELGTLIPSAGGEYAMVSTLAGRLAGWLVFVLSLLVVMIVPPVIAMGTADYLAPVIDVPAPVAGAGVMLLATLAGLLDLRANAWITGIFLVLEVIAAALVAVLGFAHSERGADVLVHGAVATDNGGTSPVTAMMVVSGLAIALFITQGFSTAVYLSEELENPRRNVPRTVLATLAISTAVILIPVIAITMGAPDLAVLTSGDIGSMVTAWSNSAVGTFVSLCVALAIVNAGIVMVIQNSRVLFASARDKAWPEPVNNALSRLGRFGSPWVATLLVGVPGAAMCFVNLDTLYGVTGVSVTGMYLLVAVAALYSRRGTHGASAAWRMPLWPAVPVVLIAVFAYILTQQETRYLLWTGGITAVATLYWALYLRPRQDSRWLVSIPDDGEEAAA
- a CDS encoding rhodanese-like domain-containing protein, with protein sequence MSTPLTLAVTVDQVHARPEEFAVVDVRTPGEYASGHLPGATNIPLDRITDSLPALRKAAELAGGSGGALLLVCASGARSRNAAHTLAGHGFTAGSLTGGTGAWSAGGHALEYPAEGRRAVWAMERQVRITVGTLVLLGLALGTFTHPAFLLLSAAVAGGLVFSALTDTCAMASVLGRLPVNRRR